The Raphanus sativus cultivar WK10039 chromosome 6, ASM80110v3, whole genome shotgun sequence sequence ACGTCGCTATGAACAAATATGTAACAAACCAACAAACAAGGATAACACACAGTAGGCAATCGGAAGTAAACGCGTCAATtatgcaaaattaaaaaatatgtcATGGCTCTCTTATATCATATGTACTATCTTGGCTATGCAACTGCAGTCCAATAAATCCAGGAGATGTCAAAGATAACCCTACAGCATCTTAAATGGGTTAAAACATACCTGCGGGGTGAGATGGACCTTGAACGAGAGCGAACAGGCCTACGAATTGGGGATCGGCTACGTCTGCGGATTGGAGATCTTCTGAGGGGACTGCGTAGCCTCCTTGGAGGTGACCTGAAACATGCccaaatatttacaaaactgaCACGTTTTCCAGCTCTAATGTACTACGTACCATAGCCTAGTGAAGCAGTAATTTCCATACTCGCAATCACTAGGAGTATAATGTGTAACGCATAGACTTACCTTCGCcttagaggaggaggagaccgTCTTCGAACAGGACTGCCACGGATTCTTCTAGGGGAGCCCCTGTTGACATGTAAAAGGTGAGTCTATTGGTTCTGAAAACACCATACAACAGATGCTACCACAACTAACCTTGGAGGAGATCTATTTCGTCTTGGAGGGGGAGAAGATGGAGAACGGCCTCTAGCTGGCGATCCTGCCCTGCGTCTAGGTGGTGTATCACCGCGACGGCGGATAGGAGAGCCAGGCCTCCGGCGAGGAGAAGAAACAGGTAATCTCCTAGGTGATGCGCCTCTCCTAGGTAGTGGTGATCGCCTTCTTGGAGAAAGTGATGCTTTGCGTTGTGGAGAAGCTAATCACATGGTAATAATCATTAATACCATATGAAGCATATATAcaacaataacaaaaatgaCAAAACATGAACATAGACGTACCCTCTCTTGGGCGCTTGGGCCCATCTTTCTCAATGTCAGCGCTGGCATTATCAGATTTTGGAGCCTCATTTTTTGGTGCACTAGAAACAGGTTTAGGGGGTGGAGGTACTTTCTGACGCGGTGGTAGTGTGAACTTTGCTTTCACAAAATTTCCATCAATTTGGCCCTGCgttaagcaaacaaaaaaacgcATGCAATAAATCTTCTCAGATAATATGTTGAGATAATAAGATAGTGCATTTCATAATGAAGAGAGACATACGCCATCCATAGAGAGCTGAGCTTTCTCAGCATCAGATCTTGCCTTGAACTCAACATAAGCATATCCTTTTGGAAGATTAACCTGTCAGTATGTAAAAAGAGGTTATGAACAAATTTCTTAAACAAGTAATGCCAGAAACAACAGAGAAGAGTGAAATAGCAACTTACAGATCGATCCATCGCAAGTTCTACGTGTACAACTTCACCAAAGTTGCCTAATAATacgagaaaagaaaaagaagcaaTGAACATGTAGCCAAGCAAAATGGCCAGCACCAgcacaatacaaaaaaaaaacgacaaTGCCAGCGAATATCCATGAACTATATAGTACTGCTACACACAATTATCAGGTGATGAAATGCAGGAGCAATTTCACATACCAAATATTTCTTTGAGATGGCCTTCGTTAACATTCCTGGTAAGAGAATCAACATGGAGAACAAGTGATTCCTGAATAGGTGTAGCTTTCCTGAAATTAATAATTCGATTTGTAAAAAATCAGCAAAAAAAGAAAGCACAAAAACTGAGACTTTCAATTCAACAACACATGAGTTGACACGTGACATTATTAAGTAGCATATGCGTATGAGTTGGAGATTTTACTTAGAGGGTGAAGAGGCGGCTCCTTTGGACTGTGGAGGAGAGCGACCTCGCCTACTAGCAGGAGCACCAGCAGAGCTGTAAGATATAAC is a genomic window containing:
- the LOC108830689 gene encoding serine/arginine-rich splicing factor SR45, whose amino-acid sequence is MAKPSRGRRSPSASGSSSRSSSRSRSRSGSSRSRSTSSSPSRSVSSGSRSPPRRGKSSAGAPASRRGRSPPQSKGAASSPSKKATPIQESLVLHVDSLTRNVNEGHLKEIFGNFGEVVHVELAMDRSVNLPKGYAYVEFKARSDAEKAQLSMDGGQIDGNFVKAKFTLPPRQKVPPPPKPVSSAPKNEAPKSDNASADIEKDGPKRPREASPQRKASLSPRRRSPLPRRGASPRRLPVSSPRRRPGSPIRRRGDTPPRRRAGSPARGRSPSSPPPRRNRSPPRGSPRRIRGSPVRRRSPPPLRRRSPPRRLRSPLRRSPIRRRSRSPIRRPVRSRSRSISPRRGRGPAGRRGRSSSYSSSPSPRRVPRKISRSRSPKRPLRGKRSSSNSSSSSSPPPRKT